The Carassius auratus strain Wakin chromosome 40, ASM336829v1, whole genome shotgun sequence genome has a segment encoding these proteins:
- the LOC113058757 gene encoding GTPase IMAP family member 8-like isoform X2, producing the protein MMNLSSFGELRIILLGQKNVGKSSAGNTILSKREFDLRKNVHCAEACSERAGTKITVVDTPGWWQWLIEKCGKRYHELNTKNWGDGSQVTELLKKIQKMVEGNRGRHYEINREILQKVEEKRREQNKKATERRMKIQQLKDKTRTSGLSALRMVLLGYYGSGKSSAGNTILGKSAFDSKRSLTSAVREGDVAGRHITVVETPGRRRNFSSKYTPRLYKDEIVLCSSHCPPGPHAFLLVIRVDVSFTEVYRKAIEEHVALLGLNVWDHMIVLFTFGDWLRDTSIELFIESEGEALQWIIDKCGNRYHVFNNRNTDDGNQVTELFEKIEEMVAGNTARCFMIDNQHLKDVQDRRMKVEKIVKHMQKINEFRHSKSGDSKLSQMRLVLLGSGCCVKSSTGNTILGRNAFSRKRSEENLKENGEVAGRKLTVVHTPGFEKDYLTEKRLEDAKLNILRSVTEGSTGTHAFIVVQSVNCSFAEEEKSALLKIMEPLGDRVWNHILVLFTVGEKLGETPIELFIASEGDALQWLIEKCGNRYHVLNTKNCSDGSQVTELLEKIEQMVTANRGQHYEIDRETLQCVEEKRKAEKRRMKIQQLEYETENVMVGRTDPLPSRRARSMDIPLNVAEVCDPSSGSSAYVSMSVSSKETPEKLNFSKSLCSQMTSGWESLNSIPDSDKEPDVE; encoded by the exons ATGATGAATCTCAGTTCATTTGGAG AGCTGCGGATCATTCTTTTGGGTCAAAAAAATGTTGGGAAAAGCTCAGCAGGAAACACTATCCTGAGTAAAAGGGAATTTGACTTGAGGAAGAATGTGCATTGTGCGGAAGCATGCAGTGAAAGAGCTGGCACAAAGATCACTGTGGTTGATACTCCAGGCTGGTGG CAGTGGCTGATAGAGAAATGTGGGAAAAGATATCATGAGCTCAATACTAAAAACTGGGGCGATGGATCTCAAGTAACAGAACTGCTTAAGAAAATACAGAAGATGGTGGAAGGAAACAGAGGCAGACATTATGAAATAAACAGAGAGATTTTGCAGAAGGTGGAGGAGAAGAGGAGAGAACAGAACAAGAAAGCAACTGAAAGAAGAATGAAGATTCAGCAGCTGAAAGACAAGACCAGAACAAGTG GTCTCTCAGCGTTGAGGATGGTGCTGCTGGGTTATTATGGATCTGGGAAGAGTTCAGCAGGAAACACCATCCTGGGAAAATCTGCATTTGATTCCAAAAGATCATTGACATCTGCAGTACGAGAAGGAGATGTTGCAGGAAGACACATCACTGTGGTTGAAACTCCAGGCCGAAGAAGAAATTTCTCTTCAAAATACACCCCTAGACTCTACAAAGATGAGATTGTGTTGTGTTCATCTCACTGTCCTCCAGGACCACATGCCTTTCTGCTTGTCATAAGAGTGGACGTTTCTTTCACTGAAGTTTACAGAAAGGCAATAGAAGAACATGTTGCTCTTCTTGGTCTCAATGTCTGGGACCACATGATTGTTCTCTTTACCTTTGGTGACTGGTTGCGAGACACAAGCATTGAGCTGTTCATTGAGAGTGAAGGAGAAGCTCTTCAGTGGATAATAGACAAATGCGGGAACAGGTATCATGTCTTCAACAACAGAAACACAGATGATGGCAATCAAGTGACAGAGCTGTTTGAAAAGATAGAAGAGATGGTTGCAGGAAACACAGCACGCTGTTTTATGATTGATAATCAGCATTTAAAGGATGTGCAAGACAGAAGGATGAAAGTAGAAAAAATAgtaaaacacatgcaaaaaataaatgaatttagaCATTCAAAGtcag GAGATTCTAAACTTTCTCAAATGAGGCTGGTGTTGCTTGGATCAGGTTGTTGTGTCAAGAGTTCAACAGGAAACACAATTCTGGGTAGAAACGCATTCAGCAGAAAAAGGTCAGAAGAGAATCTCAAAGAAAATGGGGAGGTTGCAGGAAGGAAGCTCACTGTGGTTCATACACCAGGATTTGAGAAAGATTACCTTACTGAAAAAAGACTTGAGGATGCCAAACTAAACATTTTGAGAAGTGTAACCGAAGGCTCCACTGGAACACATGCTTTTATTGTAGTCCAGAGTGTTAACTGTTCCTTTGCAGAGGAAGAGAAAAGTGCACTACTGAAAATCATGGAGCCTCTCGGCGATAGAGTCTGGAATCACATATTGGTTCTGTTCACTGTAGGAGAAAAACTAGGAGAAACTCCCATAGAGTTATTCATtgcaagtgaaggtgatgctctCCAGTGGCTCATTGAGAAATGTGGGAACAGGTATCATGTTCTCAACACTAAGAACTGTAGTGATGGATCTCAGGTCACAGAACTCCTGGAGAAGATCGAGCAGATGGTGACAGCAAACAGAGGACAACATTATGAAATCGACAGAGAGACTTTACAATGTGTGGAAGAGAAGAGGAAAGCAGAGAAAAGAAGGATGAAGATTCAGCAACTGGAATATGAAACAGAAAATGTGATGGTTGGAAGAACAGATCCTCTTCCAAGTAGAAGAGCACGTAGTATGGATATCCCTTTAAATG TCGCTGAAGTCTGCGATCCTTCTTCGGGAAGTTCAGCTTATGTGTCCATGAGCGTCTCATCAAAAGAAACACCTGAAAAGTTAAATTTCAGCAAGTCACTGTGTTCACAAATGACCTCTGGATGGGAGTCTCTTAACTCTATTCCAGATTCTGATAAAGAACCTGATGTAGAATAA
- the LOC113058757 gene encoding GTPase IMAP family member 8-like isoform X1, whose product MMNLSSFGELRIILLGQKNVGKSSAGNTILSKREFDLRKNVHCAEACSERAGTKITVVDTPGWWGNLPFEENPELCKQEIILSVTKCPPGPHVLLLVLNVETPFKENEKDILCENIKCFGEEVWRYTIVLFTCGDQPGSITTQQFIEDESEVQWLIEKCGKRYHELNTKNWGDGSQVTELLKKIQKMVEGNRGRHYEINREILQKVEEKRREQNKKATERRMKIQQLKDKTRTSGLSALRMVLLGYYGSGKSSAGNTILGKSAFDSKRSLTSAVREGDVAGRHITVVETPGRRRNFSSKYTPRLYKDEIVLCSSHCPPGPHAFLLVIRVDVSFTEVYRKAIEEHVALLGLNVWDHMIVLFTFGDWLRDTSIELFIESEGEALQWIIDKCGNRYHVFNNRNTDDGNQVTELFEKIEEMVAGNTARCFMIDNQHLKDVQDRRMKVEKIVKHMQKINEFRHSKSGDSKLSQMRLVLLGSGCCVKSSTGNTILGRNAFSRKRSEENLKENGEVAGRKLTVVHTPGFEKDYLTEKRLEDAKLNILRSVTEGSTGTHAFIVVQSVNCSFAEEEKSALLKIMEPLGDRVWNHILVLFTVGEKLGETPIELFIASEGDALQWLIEKCGNRYHVLNTKNCSDGSQVTELLEKIEQMVTANRGQHYEIDRETLQCVEEKRKAEKRRMKIQQLEYETENVMVGRTDPLPSRRARSMDIPLNVAEVCDPSSGSSAYVSMSVSSKETPEKLNFSKSLCSQMTSGWESLNSIPDSDKEPDVE is encoded by the exons ATGATGAATCTCAGTTCATTTGGAG AGCTGCGGATCATTCTTTTGGGTCAAAAAAATGTTGGGAAAAGCTCAGCAGGAAACACTATCCTGAGTAAAAGGGAATTTGACTTGAGGAAGAATGTGCATTGTGCGGAAGCATGCAGTGAAAGAGCTGGCACAAAGATCACTGTGGTTGATACTCCAGGCTGGTGGGGAAATTTACCCTTTGAAGAAAACCCTGAACTGTGCAAACAGGAAATCATCTTGAGTGTGACAAAATGTCCTCCAGGACCTCATGTGCTGCTGCTGGTCTTAAATGTAGAAACACCGTTTAAAGAAAACGAAAAAGACATCCtatgtgaaaatattaaatgcTTTGGCGAGGAAGTATGGAGGTATACAATAGTGCTGTTCACCTGTGGAGATCAACCAGGAAGCATAACCACTCAACAGTTTATTGAGGATGAAAGTGAAGTACAGTGGCTGATAGAGAAATGTGGGAAAAGATATCATGAGCTCAATACTAAAAACTGGGGCGATGGATCTCAAGTAACAGAACTGCTTAAGAAAATACAGAAGATGGTGGAAGGAAACAGAGGCAGACATTATGAAATAAACAGAGAGATTTTGCAGAAGGTGGAGGAGAAGAGGAGAGAACAGAACAAGAAAGCAACTGAAAGAAGAATGAAGATTCAGCAGCTGAAAGACAAGACCAGAACAAGTG GTCTCTCAGCGTTGAGGATGGTGCTGCTGGGTTATTATGGATCTGGGAAGAGTTCAGCAGGAAACACCATCCTGGGAAAATCTGCATTTGATTCCAAAAGATCATTGACATCTGCAGTACGAGAAGGAGATGTTGCAGGAAGACACATCACTGTGGTTGAAACTCCAGGCCGAAGAAGAAATTTCTCTTCAAAATACACCCCTAGACTCTACAAAGATGAGATTGTGTTGTGTTCATCTCACTGTCCTCCAGGACCACATGCCTTTCTGCTTGTCATAAGAGTGGACGTTTCTTTCACTGAAGTTTACAGAAAGGCAATAGAAGAACATGTTGCTCTTCTTGGTCTCAATGTCTGGGACCACATGATTGTTCTCTTTACCTTTGGTGACTGGTTGCGAGACACAAGCATTGAGCTGTTCATTGAGAGTGAAGGAGAAGCTCTTCAGTGGATAATAGACAAATGCGGGAACAGGTATCATGTCTTCAACAACAGAAACACAGATGATGGCAATCAAGTGACAGAGCTGTTTGAAAAGATAGAAGAGATGGTTGCAGGAAACACAGCACGCTGTTTTATGATTGATAATCAGCATTTAAAGGATGTGCAAGACAGAAGGATGAAAGTAGAAAAAATAgtaaaacacatgcaaaaaataaatgaatttagaCATTCAAAGtcag GAGATTCTAAACTTTCTCAAATGAGGCTGGTGTTGCTTGGATCAGGTTGTTGTGTCAAGAGTTCAACAGGAAACACAATTCTGGGTAGAAACGCATTCAGCAGAAAAAGGTCAGAAGAGAATCTCAAAGAAAATGGGGAGGTTGCAGGAAGGAAGCTCACTGTGGTTCATACACCAGGATTTGAGAAAGATTACCTTACTGAAAAAAGACTTGAGGATGCCAAACTAAACATTTTGAGAAGTGTAACCGAAGGCTCCACTGGAACACATGCTTTTATTGTAGTCCAGAGTGTTAACTGTTCCTTTGCAGAGGAAGAGAAAAGTGCACTACTGAAAATCATGGAGCCTCTCGGCGATAGAGTCTGGAATCACATATTGGTTCTGTTCACTGTAGGAGAAAAACTAGGAGAAACTCCCATAGAGTTATTCATtgcaagtgaaggtgatgctctCCAGTGGCTCATTGAGAAATGTGGGAACAGGTATCATGTTCTCAACACTAAGAACTGTAGTGATGGATCTCAGGTCACAGAACTCCTGGAGAAGATCGAGCAGATGGTGACAGCAAACAGAGGACAACATTATGAAATCGACAGAGAGACTTTACAATGTGTGGAAGAGAAGAGGAAAGCAGAGAAAAGAAGGATGAAGATTCAGCAACTGGAATATGAAACAGAAAATGTGATGGTTGGAAGAACAGATCCTCTTCCAAGTAGAAGAGCACGTAGTATGGATATCCCTTTAAATG TCGCTGAAGTCTGCGATCCTTCTTCGGGAAGTTCAGCTTATGTGTCCATGAGCGTCTCATCAAAAGAAACACCTGAAAAGTTAAATTTCAGCAAGTCACTGTGTTCACAAATGACCTCTGGATGGGAGTCTCTTAACTCTATTCCAGATTCTGATAAAGAACCTGATGTAGAATAA
- the LOC113058948 gene encoding IgGFc-binding protein-like, whose translation MGVQCPVHSHYELCGSGCEVTCHSLAPPTGCRSPCMEGCVCDDGYIRSGDRCVPFSQCGCLYGNRYYFLYQQFYPGNNCEEVCMCLPDGQVVCKKSSCGPYERCELVDGVQRCKPIRQAICEASGDPHYVSFDGLRFDFQGTCTYILSQSCGLEQTNLTHFSIQVKNERWWPNRYHKVSVTQQVALTVYGSTIILRQNEPQILDSNMTPFPQVNGVLTNLPYSSSSLNGPLVQAYKEGIYYIIKTGFGLYVTYDLSYHVTVTIPDNYSNKTCGLCGNFDGIPSNDFRLPDGNITQDVNVFGRAWKVDVPGVMCEDGCEGDTCVDCDLRLKAIFEKPPYCGVLVDPNGPFAACHAVLNPSVYLNDCVFDTCASDGSIRVVCDSVARYAFSCRRAGVVIQRWRTDNFCPMSCPAHSHYEPCTDVCSSACPGLTTIIQCPKTCTEGCACDEGYMFDGQQCTEHQQCGCYQQGRKYTAGEVVYLDQCQQKCQCDPVNGLTCERANCPNGTQCFLRAGMWGCFYPDPCQDLHCREKETCGFEHGNAVCVPQYNSTCWAWGDPHYHTFDGHEYNFQGTCKHILSKTCGNLSGLVPFSVTQSNENRGNPDVSYVREVEVTVYGSTFTMVNHHTGQIMVDGLWFYLPLDHLDGQVRVRQSGNAALLETNFGLRVSYTWGWRVDLHLPSSYYGVVCGLCGNFNGNGGDEWRDPAGVLLPSLYQWAKSWTAEDSITSACHDGCETNCPVCSSDLLALYETDTFCGVLTSTGQGVFSACHAKVNPQAFQQSCVYDLCFNNGDRRLLCQALETYVDLCRREGVIITDWRQKLNCSMSCPHNSHYEGCASPCPATCPYPNQQPNCTGTCVEACVCDSGFVLSAGNCVPTSQCGCFYEGAYYQQGQTFWADERCHLLCKCDRNLSAVVCRESSCAVGESCSIVNGSRSCQPVSRSATCTGSGDPHYRTFDGFRFDFQGTCVYQLAALCLYNASLVPFNVTVKNDHRGNGAVSFTNTVNVTVNGFTITLTREHPYQLLFDGQLAELPFWIQDVFVVVRSGNIAVVKTNFGLQVTFDWSNVVSVTLPYNYSSAVCGLCGNFNGVVQDDLVMHNGMMAPNASSLGQSWQVAATAGCSSAGCLGAGCSTCTATQRENAQRYSPSCPPNSHYNPCAPGCTETCVNLSVHNCSRPCAEACQCDRGYILSGQTCVNNGFFTLPSSFGHQVTINQVGQSVQVQTDFGLRVLYDASYHAEVYVPSNYQGRMCGLCGNYNGNPADDFLLPNGTQSASVDAFGQTWALPATDVQCGGVSSPQQCDQTKAERYRRDDACGLMAAVTGPFSACHDQLNPEQHLINCVFDMCVTDGDRAILCENLQAYAITCQQAGIQIMPWRNSSFCPMDCPANSHYAQCSNNCVNTCASLSGSVNNCPDVCMEGCQCDEGWLSDGDACVPVGDCGCVHTGKYLKLGEVLVTDTCDMKCVCRTAGLLECVRQTCARGGICEVRGGHRDCYTDQGRCVFDANDQLQSFDGVTGKVERPGVFQMAFLCDQESPDWFRVVLDLHACARNDSSKVTMVHVFFQSMIITVNNQWHSWVNGKKISYPFMSKEGVSVSSTNEAVIIEKVSTMRLTFSGTGEVVLSISTVLTNQICGACGNFNGVTADDMMTSDGRNSTMMSLVASSWNAEDFFTCEV comes from the exons ATGg GTGTTCAGTGTCCCGTCCACAGCCACTATGAGCTCTGTGGCTCTGGCTGTGAAGTCACCTGTCATAGTTTGGCTCCTCCCACTGGCTGTCGTAGCCCCTGTATGGAGGGCTGTGTGTGTGACGACGGCTACATCAGGAGTGGGGACCGCTGCGTCCCCTTCTCTCAGTGTGGGTGTCTCTATGGCAACCGCTACTACTTCCTTTACCAACAGTTCTATCCTGGCAATAACTGTGAGGAGGTGTGCATGTGTTTACCAGATGGCCAG GTGGTCTGTAAAAAGTCATCTTGCGGCCCCTATGAGAGGTGTGAGTTGGTGGACGGCGTTCAAAGATGCAAGCCAATCAGACAGGCCATTTGCGAAGCTTCGGGTGACCCACACTATGTGTCCTTTGATGGGCTGCGCTTTGATTTCCAGGGAACCTGTACCTACATTCTCTCCCAATCCTGTGGCCTGGAACAGACCAACCTGACCCATTTCTCCATCCAGGTGAAAAATGAGAGATGGTGGCCCAATAGATATCATAAAGTGTCTGTTACCCAGCAAGTGGCCTTAACAGTCTACGGCAGCACCATCATCTTAAGACAAAATGAGCCCCAGATCTTG GACTCTAATATGACACCATTCCCACAGGTCAATGGGGTTTTGACTAACCTCCCTTATAGTTCAAGCAGTTTAAATGGCCCCTTGGTCCAGGCCTATAAGGAAGGTATTTACTACATCATCAAGACTGGCTTTGGTCTCTACGTGACCTATGACCTGTCTTACCACGTCACTGTTACCATTCCTGACAACTACAGCAACAAGACCTGCGGACTCTGCGGCAACTTTGACGGCATCCCTTCGAATGACTTCCGTCTCCCAGATGGCAATATTACACAGGACGTAAATGTATTCGGGAGAGCCTGGAAAGTCGATGTCCCTGGAGTGATGTGTGAGGACGGATGTGAAGGCGACACATGTGTGGACTGTGATCTTCGACTGAAAGCCATCTTTGAGAAGCCTCCCTACTGTGGAGTTCTGGTTGATCCCAACGGGCCGTTTGCTGCCTGCCACGCTGTGCTGAACCCCTCAGTTTATCTCAACGACTGTGTCTTTGACACCTGCGCATCCGACGGCAGCATCAGGGTGGTTTGCGATAGTGTGGCGAGATATGCTTTTAGTTGTCGCAGAGCCGGAGTCGTTATCCAAAGATGGAGGACAGACAATTTCTGCC CAATGTCGTGTCCAGCTCACAGTCACTACGAACCGTGCACGGACGTCTGCTCTTCTGCTTGCCCTGGACTGACTACGATAATCCAGTGTCCTAAAACATGCACAGAGGGTTGCGCTTGTGACGAAGGCTATATGTTTGATGGCCAGCAATGCACTGAACATCAGCAATGTGGCTGCTATCAGCAGGGACGCAAGTATACG GCTGGGGAGGTGGTTTACCTGGACCAGTGTCAGCAGAAGTGTCAATGTGATCCAGTGAATGGACTTACGTGTGAAAGAGCAAACTGTCCTAACGGCACACAGTGTTTCCTTAGAGCGGGAATGTGGGGCTGCTTTTACCCAG ATCCATGTCAAGACCTCCACTGTCGAGAGAAAGAGACATGCGGCTTTGAACACGGCAACGCTGTGTGTGTGCCCCAGTACAACAGCACATGCTGGGCCTGGGGTGATCCGCACTACCACACCTTTGACGGCCATGAGTATAACTTCCAAGGCACCTGTAAACACATCTTGTCTAAGACCTGTGGGAATCTGAGTGGACTGGTGCCCTTCTCTGTAACCCAGAGCAATGAAAACCGCGGAAACCCTGATGTGTCTTATGTGCGAGAAGTAGAAGTTACTGTATATGGCAGCACTTTTACCATGGTGAACCACCATACAGGACAGATCATG GTGGATGGTTTGTGGTTTTATCTTCCTCTTGATCATCTTGACGGCCAAGTGAGGGTGAGACAGAGTGGCAATGCTGCTCTTTTGGAAACTAACTTTGGTCTGCGTGTCTCTTACACTTGGGGCTGGCGGGTTGATCTGCATCTTCCCAGTAGTTACTATGGAGTTGTGTGTGGCCTGTGTGGAAATTTCAACGGTAATGGTGGAGATGAGTGGAGAGACCCTGCTGGAGTCCTTCTGCCAAGTCTTTACCAGTGGGCAAAGAGCTGGACAGCAGAAGACAGCATCACATCTGCATGTCACGATGGCTGTGAGACCAACTGCCCTGTTTGCTCTAGTGACTTACTTGCCCTCTATGAAACGGACACTTTCTGTGGTGTCCTGACGTCTACAGGCCAGGGTGTCTTTAGTGCATGTCATGCTAAAGTGAACCCACAGGCGTTCCAGCAAAGCTGTGTGTATGATCTGTGCTTCAATAATGGAGACCGAAGACTTCTCTGTCAGGCTCTGGAGACTTATGTCGATCTGTGTCGTCGAGAGGGTGTGATTATTACAGATTGGAGACAAAAATTAAATTGCT CTATGAGCTGCCCGCACAACAGTCATTATGAGGGATGTGCATCTCCGTGTCCAGCAACGTGTCCGTACCCAAATCAACAGCCAAATTGCACTGGTACCTGTGTGGAAGCCTGTGTGTGTGACAGTGGATTTGTCCTCAGCGCTGGCAATTGTGTGCCCACCAGTCAATGTGGCTGCTTTTATGAAGGCGCCTACTACCAACAAGGCCAAACCTTCTGGGCTGATGAGCGGTGTCATCTGCTTTGCAAGTGTGACCGTAACTTAAGTGCAGTAGTGTGTCGTGAATCATCCTGTGCTGTCGGTGAGAGTTGCTCGATTGTTAATGGAAGTCGCAGTTGTCAGCCAGTGAGTCGCTCTGCAACATGCACAGGCTCAGGGGACCCACATTACCGCACATTCGACGGATTCCGTTTTGACTTCCAGGGCACGTGTGTGTATCAGTTGGCAGCCCTGTGCCTTTATAATGCGAGTCTTGTACCTTTTAATGTGACGGTTAAGAATGATCATCGTGGGAACGGCGCGGTGAGCTTCACTAACACTGTCAATGTGACTGTGAATGGATTCACCATCACATTGACCAGAGAACATCCGTATCAGTTACTG TTCGATGGCCAGCTAGCAGAACTTCCCTTTTGGATTCAAGATGTGTTTGTAGTTGTCCGCAGTGGTAACATTGCTGTTGTGAAGACAAACTTTGGTCTCCAGGTGACCTTTGACTGGTCCAATGTGGTCAGCGTCACTTTGCCTTACAATTACAGCAGTGCAGTCTGTGGACTTTGTGGAAACTTCAACGGTGTTGTTCAGGATGACCTTGTGATGCACAATGGTATGATGGCACCCAATGCCAGTAGTCTGGGACAGAGCTGGCAGGTTGCTGCAACAGCTGGCTGTTCCTCAGCTGGTTGCCTTGGTGCTGGATGCTCAACCTGCACTGCGACCCAGAGGGAGAACGCCCAGCGCTACT CTCCGTCCTGCCCACCAAACAGCCACTACAACCCCTGTGCTCCAGGCTGTACTGAGACCTGTGTTAATCTCTCTGTGCACAACTGCAGCAGACCCTGTGCTGAGGCCTGCCAGTGTGATCGGGGTTACATCTTGAGCGGCCAAACCTGT GTGAACAATGGATTTTTCACCCTCCCTTCATCTTTTGGCcatcaagtcaccattaaccagGTTGGTCAAAGTGTCCAAGTGCAAACAGATTTTGGCTTGAGAGTTCTGTATGACGCCAGTTACCACGCAGAAGTCTATGTACCCTCAAACTATCAAGGTCGCATGTGTGGACTTTGTGGAAACTACAATGGCAATCCAGCAGATGACTTCTTGTTGCCCAATGGCACACAAAGCGCCAGTGTCGATGCATTCGGACAGACATGGGCATTGCCAGCAACTGATGTTCAGTGCGGAGGTGTAAGTTCCCCACAGCAGTGTGATCAGACCAAAGCTGAGAGATACCGCAGAGATGATGCCTGTGGCCTTATGGCAGCTGTCACTGGTCCCTTCAGTGCCTGTCACGATCAGCTGAATCCTGAGCAACATCTGATTAACTGTGTATTTGACATGTGTGTTACGGATGGAGACAGAGCGATACTGTGTGAAAATCTTCAAGCTTATGCCATTACTTGCCAACAAGCCGGGATACAAATCATGCCATGGAGAAATAGTTCATTCTGTC cgATGGACTGTCCTGCTAACAGTCACTATGCACAGTGCTCTAATAACTGTGTGAACACCTGTGCCAGCCTTAGTGGCTCCGTTAACAACTGCCCAGATGTTTGCATGGAAGGCTGTCAGTGTGATGAAGGTTGGCTCTCAGATGGTGATGCATGTGTGCCTGTGGGAGACTGTGGATGTGTCCATACTGGCAAATACCTAAAG CTTGGCGAAGTCTTAGTGACTGACACCTGCGACATGAAGTGTGTGTGTCGTACTGCTGGGCTGCTGGAGTGTGTAAGACAAACCTGTGCCAGAGGAGGGATCTGTGAAGTCCGGGGTGGCCATCGAGATTGTTACACTGATCAAGGCCGCTGTGTATTTGATGCCAATGACCAGTTGCAGTCTTTTGATGGTGTGACGGGGAAAGTGGAGCGGCCGGGAGTCTTTCAAATGGCTTTCTTATGTGATCAAGAGTCTCCTGACTGGTTCCGTGTGGTGTTGGATCTACATGCATGTGCTAGGAATGATTCCAGTAAAGTGACAATGGTCCACGTCTTCTTCCAGAGCATGATCATTACAGTCAACAATCAGTGGCACAGCTGG GTGAATGGAAAGAAGATCTCGTATCCCTTTATGTCTAAAGAGGGGGTGTCAGTCTCGTCCACAAATGAGGCTGTGATCATTGAGAAGGTGTCTACCATGAGACTGACTTTCTCTGGCACTGGAGAGGTCGTGTTATCCATTAGCACAGTCCTGACAAACCAGATTTGTGGAGCCTGTGGCAACTTTAATGGAGTCACAGCAGATGATATGATGACTTCTGATGGGAGAAACTCCACTATGATGTCTCTAGTTGCATCATCCTGGAATGCTGAAGACTTCTTTACATG TGAGGTGTAA